In a single window of the Coprothermobacter proteolyticus DSM 5265 genome:
- a CDS encoding DegV family protein, whose protein sequence is MFHIVIDSAIDHLQDYPSFTVIPLYLRVGEKFLKDRVEITRDKFYSIMSSVIDTFTTSQPSPEDFKKVFQSIPEQDILVLTVASSLSGTMQSALAAARETTKNVKVLDTLNASIASGLLAHIAVQLREQGKTIEETYEELMQIREKISLVAVIATLKNLVRLGRLPAFAGWVGGLLKTVPFIRIKGGEIKPLKNERGSPFTIFKKNVDKIMNLVEPRYPIAMAYTDLSGDIVQYAQEKGAYLVQVSPIVGAFAGNNAYGFAFVEGGNL, encoded by the coding sequence ATTTGCGCGTCGGAGAGAAGTTCTTAAAAGATCGCGTTGAGATTACCCGCGACAAGTTCTACTCAATCATGTCTTCAGTCATTGATACGTTTACTACGAGTCAGCCCAGTCCTGAAGACTTCAAGAAGGTATTCCAAAGTATTCCAGAGCAAGACATATTGGTGCTTACAGTTGCATCCAGTCTGAGCGGAACTATGCAGTCAGCTCTGGCCGCAGCAAGAGAAACCACTAAGAATGTGAAAGTGCTGGACACTTTGAATGCCTCCATAGCAAGCGGACTGCTTGCTCACATTGCCGTACAGCTAAGGGAGCAAGGAAAAACCATTGAAGAAACGTATGAAGAACTGATGCAGATAAGAGAAAAGATTTCCTTGGTCGCGGTCATTGCCACGCTTAAAAACCTAGTAAGATTAGGTAGATTACCTGCTTTTGCTGGTTGGGTTGGTGGCCTCTTAAAAACTGTGCCCTTCATACGAATAAAAGGTGGGGAAATAAAACCACTAAAGAACGAGCGTGGCTCACCTTTCACCATATTTAAGAAAAATGTTGATAAGATAATGAATCTGGTGGAACCGAGATACCCTATCGCCATGGCTTACACGGACTTGTCTGGTGACATTGTCCAGTACGCGCAAGAAAAAGGCGCCTACCTGGTGCAAGTAAGTCCCATTGTGGGTGCATTTGCCGGAAACAATGCTTACGGCTTTGCATTTGTTGAAGGAGGTAATCTCTGA